A stretch of the Leishmania infantum JPCM5 genome chromosome 30 genome encodes the following:
- a CDS encoding protein kinase-like protein — MLWADFGPPLHNFSGSDGQAAMGPILFAEATTVHYRGSVYHGLTEEMLQRGGSTFSIQVSIPTFPTNITLVRSIMMSILTSNVRLVDDAGTFVRRMQPAAQGEAAAHAFNHTKAWLTWRRFVKDILSHSEIEVSPNGHAVKVRFASGKWVLPAQTSALIVPCLPFSLFEQLGRLGVQDLPNNCLAGDPFFVSKKSFLQLDEARWNPSQQVLVTGGPISIPLAGTSSTVSDKAELERRLRVMEGYTCLHTRSAFVRGSRWDVRGSVYRFTPHRGGMQTLCYVPYPDTLPFLSVKLMDSYEVAGPEGVSTDPPQVHADLEFSGTIYGTNLTERDTVVITDELCADFTSQNVFFVDLFFSSSSRVSFFGTFHKRGIYHVCYHREGSPMYVLVSTLLVERGADVVIDNDSPNVLIDQDVKLLQSASVSRLNVQDKGNLNLRQRSLNVSYFLWSGGSISGRGTINCTGYAKITTQGYETRLLSVPLYNYGEMTIDVQRLSMERDGAIHNYGNLTLAVSSMGVDSISSVLSAGRRNAITNYPGGVIRIMALDERSYALLTGRFIFQGGSVLLLGKINLTDASSFADSTVTLKSGTLLTTHKMHLGGAVVVEERSVLTLMKGCVFVSATVSGDGVVRLLGDDVVLNSLTVTGSIRALFGVGMTDPISVIAYGTTHFGEDTLVHVTNANFVTSSGLAKVTFLGRLLADFVTVRFTGNMILQIGGVAALYGNMSGEALNFRRTLTKLSGYSLPLAMASFVSRNATMFVIDTFRLDEAVDASARGGSSTAKGIVSSLDPFNKSIFSGPAAVETQACEVYLPTSQRLTVSGRLVLRGCVQVPAGGTISGAVVKLEDSADWELLHQTFCIFADPETLPHLCRHNRRSVPPLRSGLALSEKVYVRSPASFLLDELTLVHSHTRVTESVPITIKDTIIVRVGSTLVLAYGIVMAARHIIIEGTLVVNDPRNTVLKGLVEVKEEGIIELRGVSGMSCANELLVEGRLYLAPNARGFHFRCLSASDDDIGGEDSEAAPADPEGGETMKPMGRLDALLRKRALANLRPDMTCPDDVVHDYDSRRQFINLYWMRQAYDPPADQPTRRDMIWMTLFGIACCFGTFHILLTMWGYTYKKWWSDIRTPCPLQLTLTWDELSYSAVNYFSFCRFIIIHLLNTMAAFHPGLPAPLPSVAGMLLRGMGLLMPHHQTPISRPRKVGILYIVWLFTFLYVKKRGSWLISYLRRRHPYLLDVVQKLYTVLTILNFIFLAPLMSSVVDAIAWPTLLRNVPTYELMQQDIWVAISIISFLSMGVMAPSSILTNQMFIPHMDLRVRASNMFVHFAAQMWETVMWKVFYNNPMCVVFNCIFFQFIRLAFLLCFPATPYKNVNRFMMFLLMQPFLVYLAIILYVVLVRTGVYTSCTQGTDLFRVVAAAFVISLFVNFWRNVLFTQEQTTATGDVSIDALRCSMTQIRNRIHDLKFEVYACTDAMERENILNAIARMRIEYLEKQERYRFETHRILRPFFFSGTGFDGDTHLQSHSSVASYSNDDGDDASNVHPAMSPNMQQGTLLSVEEMETFSCGPALGKGSYGTVHLGILTNGKMVAVKYVNVVSESPEALASVEAEVNMLRELSHPNIIRYFGAHTIQDTMLVFMEFAVGGSLTSIVKKFTHLTEPVMQLYTFQILKGLQYLHDKGVVHRDIKGENILIDGYGVAKLADFGCSKSLANIANSSQVGCGTLVGSPFWMAPEVIRSEAYGTKADIWSVGCTVVEMLNGGEPPWREEFDNVYSAMFYVGSTNDIPQIPAETSDPCRDFLFRCFERDVMKRASADELLQHPWLKSAAAASHAEDSSDNFLSFSTVSSPSLKSAYDGHRTAGFSRSTPHSSREDLTSPLNGSTAPQPPNGSIASITSNASKKFK, encoded by the coding sequence ATGCTGTGGGCAGACTTTGGGCCTCCATTGCACAACTTCTCAGGATCCGATGGCCAAGCGGCGATGGGCCCGATCTTGTTTGCCGAGGCCACAACAGTCCACTACCGCGGCTCCGTGTACCACGGCCTTACGGAGGagatgctgcagcgcggcggcagcaccttctccatTCAGGTGTCCATCCCAACGTTTCCGACGAACATTACGCTCGTTCGCTCCATCATGATGTCCATCCTGACGAGCAACGTTCGCCTTGTCGACGACGCCGGGACTTTCGTGCGCCGCATGCAGCCGGCGGCGCaaggcgaggcggcggcacatgCGTTCAATCACACGAAGGCGTGGCtgacgtggcggcgcttTGTGAAAGATATTCTTTCCCATAGCGAGATCGAGGTTAGCCCGAATGGGCATGCCGTGAAGGTGAGGTTTGCGAGTGGGAAGTGGGTGCTGCCGGCTCAGACGTCAGCCCTCATCGTCCCCTGTCTGCCCTTTTCCTTGTTCGAGCAGCTGGGCAGGCTCGGGGTGCAGGACTTGCCGAATAACTGCCTCGCCGGAGACCCTTTTTTTGTGAGCAAAAAATCATTTTTGCAGCTGGACGAGGCACGATGGAACCCGTCGCAGCAAGTGCTCGTCACCGGTGGGCCCATCTCCATCCCTCTCGCCGgcacctccagcaccgtTTCTGACAAGGCCGAGCTGGAGCGACGGCTTCGCGTGATGGAGGGGTACACGTgtctgcacacgcgcagcgcctttgtgcgtggcagccgctgggacgtccgcggcagcgtctaCCGCTTTACCCCACACCGTGGCGGTATGCAGACCCTCTGCTACGTGCCCTATCCAGACACGCTGCCATTTCTGAGCGTGAAGTTGATGGACTCGTACGAGGTGGCGGGCCCAGAAGGGGTCTCGACAGATCCGCCACAGGTTCACGCGGACCTAGAGTTCTCCGGCACCATCTACGGCACCAACCTGACGGAGCGCGACACGGTGGTCATTACGGATGAGCTGTGCGCCGACTTCACGTCGCAGAACGTCTTCTTCGTCGACctcttcttcagcagcagctctcgaGTGAGCTTCTTCGGCACATTCCACAAGCGCGGTATTTATCACGTGTGCTACCACCGCGAAGGTTCCCCTATGTACGTGCTGGTGTCGACGTTATTGGTAGAGCGGGGTGCGGATGTCGTAATCGATAACGACAGCCCGAATGTGCTGATAGACCAGGACGtcaagctgctgcagtcCGCCTCCGTCTCGCGGCTCAATGTCCAAGACAAGGGAAACCTCaacctgcgccagcgcagcctgAATGTGTCGTACTTCCTCTGGTCTGGAGGCAGCATCTCTGGCAGAGGCACCATCAATTGCACCGGGTACGCGAAGATCACCACCCAAGGCTACGagacgcggctgctgtcggTGCCGCTCTACAACTACGGCGAGATGACGATCGACGTGCAGCGGCTGTCCATGGAACGAGACGGGGCGATCCACAACTACGGAAACCTGACACTAGCCGTCTCGAGCATGGGAGTGgacagcatcagcagcgttCTCTCTGCTGGGCGGCGAAACGCGATCACGAACTACCCAGGGGGCGTCATTCGCATCATGGCGCTCGACGAGCGATCCTACGCGCTGCTCACTGGCCGCTTCATCTTCCAAGGTGGGTCAGTGCTGCTGTTGGGAAAGATCAACCTCACCGATGCCTCCAGCTTTGCAGATTCGACCGTGACGCTGAAGAGTGGAACGCTTCTCACGACCCACAAGATGCAccttggcggcgccgtggtggtggaggagcgaTCTGTTCTGACTCTGATGAAGGGGTGTGTCTTCGTTTCGGCGACCGTCTCGGGCGATGgcgtggtgcggctgctggggGATGACGTGGTGCTCAACTCGCTCACGGTGACAGGCTCCATTCGCGCTCTTTTCGGCGTAGGTATGACCGACCCGATCTCCGTCATCGCCTACGGCACTACGCACTTTGGCGAGGATACCCTAGTGCACGTGACGAACGCCAACTTCGTGACCTCTAGCGGGCTCGCCAAGGTGACATTtctcggccgcctcctcgccgactTTGTCACGGTGCGTTTCACTGGCAACATGATTCTGCAAAtcggcggcgtggcagcgctgtACGGCAACATGTCCGGCGAAGCCCTCAACTTCCGTCGCACCCTCACCAAGTTGTCCGGCtactcgctgccgctcgccatGGCGTCTTTTGTGTCGCGAAATGCGACCATGTTTGTGATCGACACCTTCCGCCTGGACGAGGCGGTCGAtgccagcgcgcgcggcggctcgtCCACTGCGAAGGGCATCGTCTCCTCGTTGGACCCCTTCAACAAAAGCATCTTTAGCGGCCCGGCGGCCGTGGAGACGCAAGCGTGTGAAGTGTATCTGCCGACGTCGCAGCGTCTAACGGTGAGCGGGCGGCTTGTGCTGCGTGGATGTGTGCAGGTGCCGGCAGGCGGCACCATCAGCGGCGCGGTGGTGAAGCTGGAGGACTCGGCGGActgggagctgctgcaccagaCGTTTTGCATCTTTGCCGATCcggagacgctgccgcacctctgCCGGCACAACCGTCGCAGCGTACCGCCCCTGCGGAGCGGCTTGGCGCTCAGCGAAAAGGTATACGTGCGCAGCCCGGCGTCTTTCTTGCTTGACGAGCTCACCCTCGTTCACAGCCACACGCGTGTCACGGAGTCTGTCCCCATCACCATCAAGGACACAATCATCGTGCGGGTCGGCTCCACTCTTGTGCTGGCCTATGGCATAGTGATGGCAGCGCGCCACATCATCATCGAGGGCACCCTTGTTGTGAACGACCCGCGAAACACAGTTTTGAAGGGCCTGGTggaggtgaaggaggagggcatcATCGAGCTACGCGGTGTCTCCGGGATGTCGTGCGCGAACGAGCTTCTGGTGGAGGGGCGCCTCTACCTCGCGCCGAACGCGCGAGGGTTCCACTTCCGTTGCCTGAGCGCCAGCGATGACGAcatcggcggcgaggacagcgaggcggcacCGGCCGACCCGGAGGGCGGCGAAACCATGAAGCCGATGGGCCGTctcgacgcgctgctgcgcaagcggGCCCTGGCGAACCTCCGGCCTGACATGACGTGCCCCGATGACGTCGTCCACGATTACGACTCACGCCGCCAGTTCATCAACCTGTACTGGATGCGCCAGGCGTACGACCCGCCAGCTGACCAGCCGACGCGGCGCGACATGATCTGGATGACGCTCTTCGGCATTGCCTGTTGCTTTGGCACATTTCACATCCTGCTGACTATGTGGGGGTACACATACAAAAAGTGGTGGAGCGATATTCGGACGCCGTGTCCACTGCAGCTCACCCTAACGTGGGATGAGCTGAGCTACAGCGCCGTCAACTACTTCTCCTTCTGCAGATTCATCATCATCCACCTCCTGAACACCATGGCCGCCTTTCACCCGGGGCTAccagcgccgttgccgtcggTGGCTGGCATGCTTCTGCGCGGGATGGGGCTGCTCATGCCGCACCACCAGACACCGATCAGTCGCCCCCGAAAGGTCGGCATCCTCTACATTGTGTGGCTCTTCACATTCCTCTACGTGAAAAAGCGGGGCAGCTGGCTGATATCGTATCTGCGCCGCAGGCACCCATATTTGCTAGATGTTGTGCAGAAGCTCTACACGGTGCTGACCATTCTCAACTTCATTTTTCTAGCGCCGCTCATGTCGTCTGTGGTGGACGCGATTGCGTGGCCGACCCTGCTGCGCAACGTGCCCACGTACGAACTGATGCAGCAGGACATCTGGGTCGCCATCTCCATCATTTCCTTCTTGTCGATGGGTGTCATGGCACCCTCGAGCATTTTGACGAACCAGATGTTTATCCCTCACATGGATCTTCGGGTGCGAGCGTCGAACATGTTTGTGCACTTCGCGGCGCAGATGTGGGAAACGGTTATGTGGAAGGTCTTCTACAACAACCCGATGTGCGTGGTCTTCAACTGCATCTTCTTTCAGTTCATCCGGCTCGCCTTCTTGTTATGCTTTCCGGCGACGCCGTACAAGAACGTGAACCGATTCATGATGTTCTTGTTGATGCAGCCCTTCCTCGTGTACCTTGCCATCATCCTGTacgtggtgctggtgcgcacCGGGGTGTACACGAGCTGCACGCAAGGCACCGACTTGttccgcgtcgtcgcggcggccTTCGTCATCTCGCTCTTCGTCAACTTTTGGCGCAACGTGCTCTTTACGCAGGAGCAGACGACGGCCACAGGTGACGTCTCTATCGACGCCCTGCGCTGCTCCATGACCCAGATTCGCAACCGCATCCACGACCTGAAGTTTGAGGTGTACGCATGCACCGACGCAATGGAACGGGAGAACATCCTCAACGCCATTGCCCGGATGCGGATCGAGTACCTGGAGAAGCAGGAGCGCTACCGCTTCGAGACACACCGGATTCTGCGGCCGTTCTTCTTCAGCGGGACCGGCTTCGACGGCGATACACACTTGCAgtcgcacagcagcgtcgcctcgtACAGCAacgacgatggcgacgacgcaTCCAACGTGCATCCGGCTATGTCACCGAACATGCAGCAAGGTACCCTTCTCAgtgtggaggagatggagacCTTCAGCTGCGGTCCAGCGCTGGGCAAAGGCAGCTACGGCACCGTGCACCTCGGCATTCTCACAAACGGCAAGATGGTGGCCGTCAAGTACGTGAACGTCGTTAGCGAGAGCCCCGAGGCTCTGGCAagcgtggaggcggaggtgaaCATGCTGCGTGAGTTGTCCCACCCGAACATTATCCGCTACTTTGGCGCACACACGATCCAAGACACAATGCTGGTGTTCATGGAGTTCGCCGTCGGGGGCAGCTTGACCTCCATTGTGAAGAAATTCACGCACCTCACGGAGCCTGTCATGCAACTCTACACATTCCAGATCTTGAAGGGGCTTCAGTACCTACACGACAAGGGTGTTGTGCACCGCGACATCAAGGGCGAGAATATTCTCATCGACGGCTATGGCGTGGCGAAACTGGCGGACTTTGGATGCAGCAAGTCACTGGCGAACATAGCAAACTCCAGCCAGGTGGGCTGTGGCACGCTGGTGGGGTCCCCGTTTTGGATGGCGCCGGAGGTCATTCGGAGCGAGGCGTACGGCACCAAGGCGGACATCTGGTCTGTTGGGTGCACCGTCGTAGAGATGCTCAACGGTGGCGAGCCACCGTGGCGAGAGGAGTTCGACAACGTTTACTCCGCCATGTTTTATGTGGGCTCGACTAACGACATCCCGCAGATCCCAGCGGAGACGTCGGACCCGTGCCGCGATTTCCTCTTCCGCTGCTTCGAGCGCGACGTCATGAAGCGGGCCTCAGCGGAcgagctgctccagcacccGTGGCTGaagtcggctgctgcggcgtcccACGCGGAGGACTCGAGCGATAACTTCTTGTCCTTCTCGACTGTTTCGTCCCCGTCGCTCAAATCAGCATACGACGGGCACCGCACTGCGGGtttctcgcgcagcaccccGCACAGCTCTCGCGAGGACCTGACGTCACCGCTGaacggcagcaccgctccCCAGCCACCAAACGGCAGCATCGCTAGCATCACCTCTAATGCCTCCAAGAAGTTCAAATAA
- a CDS encoding putative Lsm5p produces MITTAASSAVVAVEKRNLVMYVGNRVKVTLDDASVLTGRLVSLSSCGNLILTDVERQRILKRRRNRDGVHETARECYAAVLFVRGSSVVSVGYDSGITTDKSVIDHVGGREANSSRMVQLANAAPSTR; encoded by the coding sequence ATGATTACAACCGCTGCGTCGagtgcggtggtggccgtcGAGAAACGGAACCTCGTCATGTACGTCGGTAACCGCGTGAAGGTGACGCTGGATGACGCGAGCGTCCTGACCGGCCGCCTCGTTTCGCTGAGCAGCTGCGGAAATCTCATCCTCACCGATGTGGAGCGTCAGCGCATTctcaagcgccgccgcaatcGCGACGGGGTGCATGAAACCGCCCGTGAGTGCTACGCTGCCGTTCTCTTTGTGCGCGGCAGCTCTGTCGTCTCCGTTGGCTACGATAGCGGCATTACTACAGATAAATCGGTGATTGACCACGTTGGAGGGCGGGAGGCGAACAGCTCGCGCATGGTGCAGCTCGCAAACGCCGCCCCGTCGACACGGTGA
- a CDS encoding eukaryotic translation initiation factor 3 subunit 7-like protein has translation MSFELPELYINPQFSWGPPEGEMKLDDGAPFELYSKADPLEALDWFTYKKEADVSDSDSDDEAVAANKRKAFKQVEDNARLNALRTEREKTVMFNPRNNGPRNAKLAAGKKGGKDSRNNNQRRNRRKVTELPNTYNASAMAVVQHVMKQTDMTKLRMSALPKVIELGLYGTPPIYNTGIEAATCARPLPLDESKYEEDYFMRGLTTEDPELRKIMGEAQRYPLVVVTDEILSLLMVCTRSSYPWHIRVLNYNNIWILVKGEDSNIEKQWVSETAGHEIRPSEGADNRAERISSLGEESTKVYDCFARASCAKSFAQIKTNRSPFSRKQPRMYSYRRYIMHDGTPDRYDIVVRCEVDALMPRTNDRVRCFALLEQCVVSEKDSSWRREGLLKNAASFLPIEYAHNGCKIARWTALSLLSDAKLMKIGFVTCEERMEKGQRVFDHKQHEVLSVQTYSPASLATQFGIDVSNMWAIVDHIMRPFIEGHSICPSILMKPGDKSELIVVEEEEDDDESDEDDSEEDGDDGDDKDDE, from the coding sequence ATGTCTTTTGAGCTTCCCGAGCTGTACATCAACCCCCAGTTCTCCTGGGGTCCTCCCGAGGGGGAGATGAAGCTGGACGACGGCGCCCCCTTCGAGCTCTACTCCAAGGCGGACccgctggaggcgctggacTGGTTCACCTACAAGAAAGAGGCGGATGTGAGCGACAGCGATAGCGACGACGAAGCCGTGGCGGCCAACAAGCGCAAGGCGTTCAAGCAGGTGGAGGACAACGCCCGTCTCAACGCGTTGCGCACGGAGCGCGAGAAGACAGTCATGTTCAACCCGCGCAACAACGGCCCGCGTAACGCGAAGTTGGCGGCCGGCAAGAAGGGCGGCAAGGACAGCCGCAACAACAACCAGCGCCGCAACCGCCGCAAGGTGACGGAGCTGCCAAACACTTACAACGCCTCTGCGATGGCTGTGGTGCAGCACGTGATGAAGCAGACGGATATGACGAAACTCCGCATGAGCGCGCTACCCAAGGTGATCGAGCTCGGCCTCTATGGTACCCCACCGATCTACAACACCGGCATCGAGGCAGCCACGTGCGCacgcccgctgccgctcgacgAATCCAAGTACGAGGAGGACTACTTTATGCGTGGGCTCACCACGGAGGATccggagctgcgcaagatcatgggcgaggcgcagcgctACCCGCTCGTGGTTGTCACGGATGAGATTCTGTCACTGCTGATGGTGTGCACCCGCTCCTCTTACCCGTGGCACATTCGCGTGCTCAACTACAACAACATCTGGATCCTGGTCAAGGGCGAGGACAGCAACATTGAAAAGCAGTGGGTGAGCGAGACGGCCGGGCATGAGATTCGCCCGTCCGAGGGCGCCGACAACCGTGCCGAGCGCATCTCTTCCCTGGGCGAGGAGTCGACCAAGGTGTACGACTGCttcgcgcgcgcctcgtgcGCGAAGAGCTTTGCACAAATCAAGACGAACCGCAGCCCCTTCTCCCGCAAGCAGCCGCGCATGTACAGCTACCGCCGCTACATCATGCACGACGGCACGCCGGACCGCTACGACATCGTCGTGCGCTGCGAAGTGGATGCACTGATGCCGCGCACGAACGACCGCgtccgctgcttcgcgctgctggagcagtgCGTCGTCAGCGAGAAGGACTCGTCGTGGCGCCGCGAGGGCCTGCTGAAGaacgccgcctccttcctgCCCATCGAGTACGCGCACAACGGCTGCAAGATCGCTCGCtggacggcgctgtcgctaCTGTCGGACGCAAAGCTGATGAAAATCGGTTTCGTGACCTGCGAGGAAAGAATGGAGAAGGGCCAGCGCGTGTTCGACCACAAGCAGCACGAGGTGCTCTCCGTGCAGACCTACTCGCCCGCGTCGCTCGCCACACAGTTCGGTATTGACGTGTCGAACATGTGGGCCATCGTGGACCACATCATGCGACCCTTCATCGAGGGCCATTCGATCTGCCCGTCGATCCTCATGAAGCCTGGTGACAAGTCAGAGCTGAtcgtcgtcgaggaggaggaggacgacgacgaaagcgacgaggacgactcggaggaggacggcgacgacggcgatgacaAGGACGACGAGTAG
- a CDS encoding glyceraldehyde 3-phosphate dehydrogenase,glycosomal, with product MAPIKVGINGFGRIGRMVFQAICDQGLIGTEIDVVAVVDMSTNADYFAYQMKHDTVHGRPKYTVEAVKSSPSVKTADVLVVNGHHIKCVKAQRNPADLPWGKLGVDYVIESTGLFTDKLQAEGHIKGGAKKVVISAPASGGAKTIVMGVNQHEYSPTTHHVVSNASCTTNCLAPIVHVLTKENFGIETGLMTTIHSYTATQKTVDGVSLKDWRGGRAAAMNIIPSTTGAAKAVGMVIPSTKGKLTGMSFRVPTPDVSVVDLTFRATRDTSIQEIDKAIKKAAQTYMKGILGFTDDELVSSDFINDNRSSVYDSKATLQNNLPGERRFFKIVSWYDNEWGYSHRVVDLVRYMAAKDAASAKM from the coding sequence ATGGCTCCCATCAAGGTCGGCATCAACGGCTTCGGCCGCATTGGCCGCATGGTGTTCCAGGCCATCTGTGACCAGGGCCTTATCGGCACCGAGatcgacgtcgtcgccgtggTGGACATGAGCACGAATGCTGACTACTTCGCGTACCAGATGAAGCACGACACGGTGCACGGCCGCCCGAAGTACACGGTGGAGGCTGTGAAGAGCAGTCCGTCCGTGAAGACGGCGGATGTGCTTGTGGTGAACGGCCACCACATCAAGTGCgtgaaggcgcagcgcaacCCCGCGGATTTGCCGTGGGGCAAGCTCGGCGTGGACTACGTGATTGAGTCTACTGGCCTGTTCACGGACAAGCTGCAGGCCGAGGGCCACATCAAGGGTGGCGCGAAGAAGGTCGTGATCAGCGCTCCGGCGTCTGGCGGCGCCAAGACAATCGTGATGGGCGTGAACCAGCACGAGTACTCGCCGACGACGCACCACGTGGTGTCGAACGCGTCGTGCACGACCAACTGCCTGGCCCCCATCGTGCATGTGCTGACAAAGGAGAACTTCGGCATCGAGACTGGTCTGATGACCACCATCCACTCCTACACGGCGACGCAGAAGACGGTGGACGGCGTGTCGCTGAAGGactggcgcggcggccgcgcggcggccatgaACATCATCCCGAGTAcgaccggcgccgccaaggcTGTGGGCATGGTGATCCCGTCGACCAAGGGCAAGCTGACCGGCATGTCCTTCCGCGTACCGACGCCGGACGTGTCCGTCGTGGACCTGACGTTCCGCGCGACGCGCGACACGTCGATCCAGGAGATAGACAAGGCCATcaagaaggcggcgcagacgtaCATGAAGGGCATTCTCGGCTTCACCGACGACGAACTCGTCAGCTCTGACTTCATCAACGACAACCGCAGCTCGGTCTACGACTCCAAGGCGACACTGCAGAACAACCTACCCGGCGAGAGGCGGTTCTTCAAGATCGTGTCGTGGTATGACAACGAGTGGGGCTACTCGCACCGCGTGGTGGACCTGGTGCGCTACATGGCTGCCAAGGACGCTGCGAGCGCGAAGATGTAA